The Amycolatopsis viridis genome window below encodes:
- a CDS encoding NAD(P)-dependent oxidoreductase, translating into MTNDQSASARQAPVTVVGLGPMGLALAGTLLDHGHRTTVWNRTPGKADHLASKGVRPAATVAEAVTASPVTITCLKDYDTMFEVFDSAGDALRGRVLVNLNSGTPKEAHAAAGWAAERGVSYLDGAIMVPPPMVGQPGSVFLYSGSREVFDEHRATLASMGDPRYLGADPGLGVLYNTALLEMMYATINGYLHATALVGSAGVSAVEFAELAIGWFLPAALGPMLAAEAPVLDEGDYPGDLGTLEMNLNALEHIARTAEERGVHTDQPRLMREIAARAIADGHGGKSYLAVYEVFKNAAS; encoded by the coding sequence ATGACGAACGACCAATCAGCAAGCGCGCGACAGGCGCCCGTCACCGTCGTCGGCCTGGGTCCCATGGGCCTCGCCCTCGCCGGCACGCTGCTGGACCACGGCCACCGCACGACCGTCTGGAACCGCACCCCCGGAAAGGCCGATCACCTCGCGTCCAAGGGCGTCCGCCCCGCGGCGACCGTCGCCGAGGCGGTGACTGCGAGTCCGGTCACGATCACGTGCCTCAAGGACTACGACACCATGTTCGAGGTCTTCGACTCCGCCGGCGACGCGCTGCGTGGGCGGGTCTTGGTGAACCTCAACTCCGGTACCCCGAAGGAGGCGCACGCGGCAGCCGGATGGGCGGCCGAGCGCGGCGTGTCGTATCTGGACGGTGCGATCATGGTGCCGCCACCGATGGTGGGGCAGCCCGGATCCGTCTTCCTCTACAGCGGTTCGCGGGAGGTGTTCGACGAGCACCGCGCCACGCTGGCGAGCATGGGCGATCCCCGGTACCTCGGCGCCGATCCCGGCCTGGGCGTGCTGTACAACACCGCGCTGCTGGAGATGATGTACGCCACCATCAACGGGTACCTGCACGCCACCGCGTTGGTCGGCTCGGCCGGGGTGTCGGCGGTGGAGTTCGCCGAACTGGCCATCGGCTGGTTCCTGCCCGCGGCGCTGGGCCCGATGCTCGCCGCGGAGGCCCCCGTCCTGGACGAGGGCGACTACCCGGGGGATCTCGGCACCTTGGAGATGAACCTGAACGCGCTGGAGCACATCGCCCGCACCGCCGAGGAGCGGGGCGTGCACACCGATCAGCCGCGCCTGATGCGGGAGATCGCGGCACGGGCGATCGCGGACGGACACGGCGGCAAGAGCTACCTGGCGGTGTACGAAGTCTTCAAGAACGCGGCAAGCTAG
- a CDS encoding YfhO family protein → MTVAPENVPEAGGGRRRFTRADALVMGCYAVAAFVIYAGLWTNLGRGGYMTNSMQDQNMWEWFFAVTAHAVFHWENPLFSDLQNFPAGVNMMANTAMLGLGIPLSPITQLFGPTATWAIALTGGLAGTAIAWYWVFSRHLVGSRTAAAIGAAFCGFAPAMVSHGNAHPNFVVLFLIPFIVLRLIRLAQGRRPVRDGIVLGLMLGYQVFLGAEPLLIMMMAFVLFAAGYAVSRPRAALRMVKPMAGGLAIAAVIAVVITIYPLWWQFFGPQSYDRIEHGRVGNDTAALTRFATESIAGAPQAAADVSMNRTEENAFFGWPLIILMVVLTVWLWRNVLARAIAISMFLMAWLSLGIQIVVNHRETGIPGPWKLLFNQPLFNSLIESRLAIGCIPAIAALLAIATERVFRAAPSLRDRDLLVRFLWLVALAAVLIPVAPTPLKTTLRPDTPAFFTNGAWRPHVGTGSVVVVPLPNDADARGLHWQVRAGLGFPLAGGYFVGPTGPDDRRGRYGAVKRPTEELLVRVRNSGEVPEVTSAQRAQAIKDLKYWQADAVVLAPVANGTALRQTVEQLIGAPARFVDGVWVWDVRALRR, encoded by the coding sequence TTGACGGTGGCGCCCGAAAACGTGCCCGAGGCCGGAGGAGGACGCCGCCGGTTCACCCGCGCGGATGCGCTGGTGATGGGCTGCTACGCCGTCGCCGCGTTCGTGATCTACGCGGGTTTGTGGACCAACCTTGGCCGCGGCGGCTACATGACCAACAGCATGCAGGACCAGAACATGTGGGAGTGGTTCTTCGCGGTCACCGCGCACGCCGTCTTCCACTGGGAGAACCCGCTCTTCAGCGACCTGCAGAACTTCCCGGCCGGCGTCAACATGATGGCCAACACGGCGATGCTCGGCCTGGGCATCCCGCTCTCGCCGATCACCCAGCTGTTCGGTCCGACCGCCACCTGGGCGATCGCGCTCACCGGTGGCCTCGCCGGCACCGCGATCGCCTGGTACTGGGTGTTCTCCCGGCACCTGGTCGGTTCCCGCACGGCCGCCGCGATCGGTGCCGCCTTCTGCGGGTTCGCGCCGGCGATGGTCTCGCACGGCAACGCGCACCCGAACTTCGTGGTGCTGTTCCTGATCCCGTTCATCGTGCTGCGGCTGATCCGCCTCGCGCAGGGCCGCCGTCCGGTGCGCGACGGCATCGTCCTCGGCCTGATGCTCGGCTACCAGGTGTTCCTGGGCGCGGAACCGTTGCTGATCATGATGATGGCGTTCGTGCTGTTCGCCGCCGGGTACGCGGTGTCGCGGCCCCGCGCGGCGCTGCGGATGGTCAAACCGATGGCCGGCGGGCTGGCCATCGCCGCGGTCATCGCCGTGGTGATCACGATTTACCCGCTGTGGTGGCAGTTCTTCGGGCCGCAGAGCTACGACAGGATCGAGCACGGCCGGGTCGGCAACGACACCGCCGCTCTCACCCGCTTCGCGACGGAGTCGATCGCGGGCGCGCCGCAGGCGGCCGCGGACGTGTCGATGAACCGGACCGAGGAGAACGCGTTCTTCGGCTGGCCGCTCATCATCCTGATGGTGGTGCTGACCGTCTGGTTGTGGCGTAACGTCCTGGCGCGCGCCATCGCGATCTCGATGTTCCTGATGGCCTGGCTGTCACTGGGTATCCAGATCGTCGTCAACCACCGGGAGACCGGAATCCCCGGCCCGTGGAAGTTGCTGTTCAACCAGCCGCTGTTCAACTCGCTGATCGAGTCACGGCTGGCGATCGGCTGCATCCCGGCCATCGCCGCACTGCTGGCGATCGCCACCGAACGCGTCTTCCGGGCGGCGCCGAGCTTGCGCGACCGGGATCTGCTGGTGCGGTTCCTGTGGCTGGTAGCCCTCGCTGCGGTGCTGATCCCGGTCGCGCCGACGCCGCTGAAGACCACTCTCCGCCCGGACACGCCGGCGTTCTTCACGAACGGGGCGTGGCGGCCCCATGTCGGGACCGGTTCGGTGGTGGTGGTGCCGCTGCCCAACGATGCTGACGCCCGCGGGCTGCACTGGCAGGTGAGGGCCGGGCTCGGCTTCCCGTTGGCCGGCGGGTACTTCGTCGGCCCGACCGGACCGGACGACAGGCGCGGCCGGTACGGCGCGGTGAAACGGCCCACCGAGGAACTGCTGGTCCGGGTCCGGAACAGCGGCGAGGTTCCGGAGGTGACGAGTGCGCAGCGCGCCCAGGCGATCAAGGATCTGAAGTACTGGCAGGCCGATGCGGTGGTGCTGGCTCCGGTCGCCAACGGCACCGCGCTGCGCCAGACGGTGGAGCAGCTCATCGGCGCCCCGGCCCGCTTCGTCGACGGCGTCTGGGTTTGGGATGTCCGCGCCCTGCGCCGCTAG
- a CDS encoding serpin family protein, producing the protein MTTPEREHLRFSLAVHRAVAGGGRDSVVSPYSIASALGLATQAAGGPAADELLQLLTGGDPDIAKQADLLRAAAILHNRTRQEDPLLAVANTLWVWDRLPVHDGFRTDLAGWPGAATRTAPFVADPDAARRAINADVAETTRNLIPELLPPGSVDADTVASLVNALYLKVAWQHPFRAANTRDEQFHSPGGPRRVRMMRQSERLGYAHRDGWQVVELPGAGGVTATVLLPDGDLADQEPDLGPDQLTTLLAALRPVQVDLRLPKIDLNRPADLTGALRQLGVRTLFAAGSAPLSRLTADPRAHVSAVQHQSVLRLDEQGLEGAAATAVMIRTLSLVKPADPVEVRVDRPFLLLVRHAATGVFYFFTRVVEP; encoded by the coding sequence GTGACCACGCCGGAACGTGAGCATCTGCGCTTCAGCCTCGCGGTGCACCGGGCCGTCGCCGGAGGCGGGCGCGACTCGGTCGTCTCGCCCTACTCGATCGCCAGCGCACTGGGGCTGGCCACGCAAGCCGCCGGGGGACCGGCCGCCGACGAGCTGCTCCAGCTGCTCACCGGCGGCGACCCGGACATCGCCAAGCAGGCCGACCTGCTCCGCGCCGCCGCCATCCTCCACAACCGCACACGCCAGGAGGACCCGCTCCTCGCCGTCGCGAACACGCTCTGGGTCTGGGACCGGCTGCCCGTCCACGACGGCTTCCGCACCGACCTCGCCGGGTGGCCGGGGGCGGCCACCCGCACCGCGCCGTTCGTCGCCGACCCCGACGCCGCCCGCCGCGCCATCAACGCCGACGTCGCCGAGACCACTCGGAATCTCATCCCGGAGCTGCTGCCCCCGGGATCGGTCGACGCGGACACCGTCGCCAGCCTGGTCAACGCCCTCTACCTCAAGGTCGCCTGGCAGCACCCGTTCCGCGCCGCGAACACCCGCGACGAGCAGTTCCACAGCCCGGGCGGCCCTCGCCGGGTACGCATGATGCGCCAGTCCGAGCGCCTCGGCTACGCGCACCGGGACGGCTGGCAGGTCGTCGAGCTGCCCGGCGCCGGCGGCGTCACCGCCACCGTCCTGCTGCCCGACGGTGACCTCGCGGATCAGGAGCCCGACCTGGGCCCCGACCAGCTCACCACCCTGCTCGCCGCGCTCCGGCCGGTCCAGGTCGACCTGCGCCTGCCGAAGATCGACCTGAACCGCCCGGCGGACCTCACCGGAGCGCTCCGGCAGCTCGGCGTGCGCACGCTCTTCGCAGCGGGATCAGCCCCGCTGAGCCGTCTCACCGCGGACCCGCGCGCGCACGTCTCGGCCGTGCAGCACCAGTCCGTGCTCAGGCTCGACGAGCAGGGCCTCGAGGGCGCCGCGGCCACCGCGGTCATGATCCGCACCCTGTCGCTGGTGAAACCGGCCGACCCGGTCGAGGTACGGGTGGACCGGCCTTTCCTGCTCCTCGTACGGCATGCGGCGACCGGTGTTTTCTACTTTTTCACCCGCGTTGTCGAACCTTGA
- a CDS encoding deoxyguanosinetriphosphate triphosphohydrolase, which produces MYSEHDRQRWLGEAPKRAALPGSRPDGRSAFARDRARVLHSAALRRLAGKTQVVGPGEGTEISGVPRTRLTHSLEVAQIGRGIAEELGADPDLADTAGLAHDIGHPPFGHNGERALDEAGQACGGFEANAQTLRILTRLEPKVEHAGLNLTRACLDAATKYPWPRRAGTVKFGVYDDDREVFDWMRAGAPEDRTCLEAQIMDWADDVAYSVHDVEDGVLAGRLSLAVLADPGERAAVAELAAKHFSHLSVSALEGAARDLLDLPVVAGLARGGFDWTPRAQIAVKRMTSELVGRFAAAAVTGTRAEYGDGPLTRYDAALVVPDRVAAEVALLKALALRYVMSDPQRLAVLEGQRELLAELVTVLADRAPDPLEAAFHPAWQAAPDDAARLRVVIDQVASLTDAQAHAWHRWHTGRP; this is translated from the coding sequence GTGTACAGCGAGCACGATCGACAACGGTGGCTCGGCGAGGCGCCGAAGCGGGCGGCGCTTCCCGGGTCGCGGCCGGACGGCCGGAGCGCCTTCGCGCGGGACCGCGCCCGCGTGCTGCACTCCGCCGCGCTGCGCCGGCTGGCGGGCAAGACCCAGGTGGTCGGGCCGGGGGAGGGTACCGAGATCAGCGGGGTGCCCCGCACGCGGTTGACGCATTCGCTCGAGGTCGCGCAGATCGGGCGCGGCATCGCCGAGGAGCTGGGGGCCGATCCGGACCTGGCGGACACGGCGGGGCTGGCGCACGACATCGGCCACCCGCCGTTCGGCCACAACGGTGAGCGGGCGCTCGACGAGGCGGGGCAGGCGTGTGGCGGGTTCGAGGCCAACGCGCAGACGCTGCGCATCCTGACCCGGCTCGAGCCGAAGGTCGAGCACGCGGGGTTGAACCTGACCCGCGCGTGCCTGGACGCGGCCACGAAGTACCCGTGGCCGCGGCGGGCCGGCACGGTGAAGTTCGGGGTGTACGACGACGACCGGGAGGTGTTCGACTGGATGCGGGCGGGTGCGCCGGAGGATCGCACCTGCCTCGAGGCGCAGATCATGGACTGGGCCGACGACGTGGCGTACTCGGTGCACGACGTGGAGGACGGCGTGCTGGCCGGCCGGTTGTCGCTGGCCGTGCTCGCCGATCCGGGTGAGCGCGCCGCGGTGGCGGAGCTGGCGGCGAAGCACTTCTCGCACCTGTCGGTGTCCGCGCTGGAGGGCGCCGCCCGTGACCTGCTCGACCTGCCGGTCGTCGCCGGTCTGGCGCGTGGCGGCTTCGACTGGACGCCGCGGGCGCAGATCGCGGTGAAACGGATGACGAGCGAGCTGGTCGGCCGGTTCGCCGCCGCGGCGGTCACCGGCACGCGCGCCGAGTACGGCGACGGCCCGCTCACGCGCTACGACGCGGCCCTGGTGGTGCCGGATCGCGTGGCGGCCGAGGTCGCGCTGCTCAAGGCGCTGGCGCTGCGTTACGTGATGAGCGACCCGCAGCGGCTGGCCGTGCTGGAGGGCCAGCGGGAGTTGCTGGCCGAGCTGGTCACGGTCCTGGCCGACCGCGCACCGGACCCGCTGGAGGCGGCCTTCCACCCGGCGTGGCAGGCCGCCCCGGATGACGCCGCGCGGTTGCGGGTGGTGATCGACCAGGTCGCCTCGCTCACGGATGCCCAGGCGCACGCATGGCACCGCTGGCACACCGGGCGCCCCTGA
- a CDS encoding YdcF family protein, translated as MGDRVRWVRRAVLGTVLVLSMVMGGTAFRVWQVARDDDRSRADAIVVLGAAQYNGKPSPIFQARLRHAIQLFKAGVADRIVTAGGNKAGDAYTEASAGANWLIENGVPRTATLAVGEGSDTLGSLRAVAAALTSRGLRTAVLVSDPWHSLRARTMADDAGLSTWTSPTHSGPIVMTRQTQFAYIYRETGALLFYRLTKTPADNIGGTGLG; from the coding sequence ATGGGTGATCGCGTGAGGTGGGTGCGCCGGGCCGTGCTCGGCACGGTGCTGGTGCTGTCCATGGTGATGGGCGGGACGGCGTTCCGGGTGTGGCAGGTAGCGCGGGACGACGATCGCAGCCGCGCCGACGCGATCGTGGTCCTCGGCGCGGCGCAGTACAACGGCAAGCCGTCGCCGATCTTCCAGGCCCGGCTCAGGCACGCGATCCAGTTGTTCAAGGCCGGGGTGGCCGACCGGATCGTCACCGCGGGGGGCAACAAGGCGGGCGACGCCTACACCGAGGCGTCGGCCGGGGCGAACTGGCTGATCGAGAACGGTGTGCCGCGCACGGCGACGCTGGCGGTCGGCGAGGGCAGCGACACGCTCGGCAGCCTGCGCGCGGTGGCGGCCGCCCTCACGTCGCGGGGGTTGCGGACGGCGGTGCTGGTGAGCGACCCGTGGCACTCGCTGCGGGCGCGCACGATGGCCGACGACGCGGGCCTGAGCACCTGGACGTCGCCGACCCACAGCGGTCCCATCGTGATGACCCGGCAGACCCAGTTCGCCTACATCTACCGCGAGACGGGCGCGTTGTTGTTCTACCGGCTGACCAAGACGCCGGCCGACAACATCGGCGGCACCGGGCTCGGCTGA
- a CDS encoding response regulator transcription factor → MIRVFLADDQAMVRGALATVLGLEPDIEVVGQVGSGDEVLGAATRSAPDVALLDVQMPGKDGLTAAAELHAALPSCRIIVCTTFGRPGYLARAMAAGAAGFVVKDSPPEQLVDAVRRVHSGLRVVDPALAAESLATGASPLTPREHEVLRAASDGGTVSDVARRLQLSEGTVRNHLSAAIGKTGARTRAEAIRLAEERGWL, encoded by the coding sequence GTGATCCGGGTGTTCCTGGCCGACGACCAGGCGATGGTGCGGGGGGCACTGGCGACCGTGCTCGGACTGGAGCCGGACATCGAGGTGGTCGGCCAGGTCGGGTCGGGGGACGAGGTACTGGGCGCGGCCACGCGGAGTGCGCCGGACGTGGCGCTGCTCGACGTGCAGATGCCCGGCAAGGACGGTCTGACCGCGGCGGCCGAGCTGCACGCGGCGCTGCCGTCGTGCCGGATCATCGTGTGCACGACCTTCGGCAGGCCCGGGTACCTGGCGCGGGCGATGGCGGCGGGTGCCGCCGGGTTCGTGGTGAAGGACTCGCCACCGGAACAGCTGGTCGACGCCGTGCGGCGGGTCCACAGCGGACTGCGGGTGGTCGATCCGGCGCTGGCGGCCGAGTCGCTGGCGACGGGCGCGAGCCCGCTGACGCCCCGTGAGCACGAGGTGCTGCGCGCGGCCAGCGACGGCGGCACGGTGTCCGACGTGGCGCGGCGGCTCCAGCTGTCCGAGGGGACCGTGCGCAACCACCTGTCGGCCGCGATCGGCAAGACGGGTGCCCGCACCCGGGCCGAGGCGATCCGGTTGGCGGAGGAGCGCGGCTGGCTGTGA
- a CDS encoding sensor histidine kinase translates to MGSSTVADADDRAQWWDEHAAGRPRPAFVLRWPFFGAIFYLVTAVPVGRHPDPLLVVLLVAYGLCYVTFPFFLLSHRRMRVRLPFAVVMLVLGWAVLLQGTSIYMLLYATIAIAMSLPPGWVLVLDGIATAGCGVLLLVHNDVHGNTSDIGTVVGITTAMFFMGRLAQTVRRLRRANEEIAALAVSAERERLARDLHDILGHSLTTITVKAGLARRLIETAADPDRAIAEIREVEGLARSALTDVRATVSEYREVSLSAELAGARAALRAAEIDADLPSAVDNVRPELQSAFGYVLREAVTNVLRHSGATRVKVRLGRNWMEISDNGRGTEPGRAGNGLRGLRERLAELGGTLQVRARPGEGFGLRAEVSVREQVEVP, encoded by the coding sequence ATGGGGAGCAGCACGGTGGCCGACGCCGACGACAGGGCGCAGTGGTGGGACGAGCACGCGGCCGGGCGGCCCCGCCCGGCGTTCGTGCTGCGCTGGCCGTTCTTCGGGGCGATCTTCTACCTCGTCACCGCGGTGCCGGTCGGCCGGCACCCGGACCCGCTGCTCGTGGTGCTGCTCGTCGCCTACGGCCTGTGCTACGTGACCTTCCCGTTCTTCCTGCTCTCGCACCGACGGATGCGGGTCCGCCTGCCGTTCGCGGTGGTGATGCTGGTGCTCGGCTGGGCGGTACTGCTGCAGGGCACCTCCATCTACATGCTCCTCTACGCCACGATCGCGATCGCGATGAGCCTGCCGCCCGGCTGGGTGCTGGTGCTCGACGGCATCGCGACGGCCGGGTGCGGTGTGCTGCTGCTCGTCCACAACGACGTGCACGGGAACACCTCGGACATCGGCACGGTCGTCGGCATCACCACCGCGATGTTCTTCATGGGCCGGCTCGCCCAGACGGTGCGGCGGCTCCGCCGGGCGAACGAGGAGATCGCCGCGCTCGCGGTGAGCGCCGAACGTGAGCGGCTGGCGCGGGACCTGCACGACATCCTCGGCCACAGCCTCACCACCATCACTGTCAAGGCCGGGCTGGCGCGGCGCCTGATCGAGACCGCCGCGGACCCGGACCGGGCGATCGCCGAGATCCGCGAGGTGGAGGGCCTGGCGCGCAGCGCGCTGACCGACGTGCGGGCCACGGTGTCGGAGTACCGCGAGGTGTCGCTGTCGGCGGAGCTGGCGGGGGCGCGGGCGGCGCTGCGGGCCGCGGAGATCGACGCGGACCTGCCGAGCGCGGTCGACAACGTGCGGCCCGAGCTGCAGAGCGCCTTCGGGTACGTGCTGCGGGAGGCGGTGACGAACGTGCTGCGGCACTCCGGGGCGACCCGGGTCAAGGTGCGGCTCGGGCGCAACTGGATGGAGATCTCCGACAACGGCCGGGGGACAGAACCGGGCCGGGCGGGCAACGGGTTGCGCGGGCTGCGGGAGCGGCTGGCCGAGCTCGGTGGGACGTTGCAGGTCCGGGCGCGGCCCGGGGAGGGGTTCGGGTTGCGGGCCGAAGTGTCCGTGCGCGAGCAGGTGGAGGTGCCGTGA
- a CDS encoding ABC transporter permease, translating to MSLKYVVLEIRRVLRSPRFLIFTVAFPVLLFLLYVGIFAKGDNGAVAALMVSMTSFGAMASALFVGARVAMDRKAGWQRQLRLTPLSGAGYLTAKAATGLTLALAPVVLVPLVGAVAEGVSLGAGSWLRVTLGVWLAAVPFALIGLLIGQVATADSVQPMTQLVMLPMALLGGIFIPIDAMPHWLLQVSHVLPSFWMAQVGRGAVTADLSAGLGQDVLWLAVWTVAVGSVVIRRYRKDSARV from the coding sequence ATGAGCCTGAAGTACGTGGTGCTGGAGATCCGCCGGGTGCTGCGCTCGCCGCGGTTCCTGATCTTCACCGTGGCCTTCCCGGTGCTGCTGTTCCTGCTGTACGTGGGGATTTTCGCCAAGGGGGACAACGGCGCGGTCGCCGCGCTCATGGTCAGCATGACGTCGTTCGGGGCGATGGCGTCGGCGTTGTTCGTCGGGGCGCGGGTGGCGATGGACCGGAAAGCCGGCTGGCAGCGCCAGCTGCGCCTGACCCCGCTCTCCGGCGCCGGTTACCTCACCGCGAAAGCCGCGACGGGACTGACGCTCGCGCTGGCACCGGTGGTCCTCGTGCCGCTGGTCGGCGCGGTCGCCGAGGGCGTGTCCCTCGGCGCGGGGAGCTGGCTGCGGGTCACGCTGGGGGTGTGGCTCGCCGCCGTCCCGTTCGCCCTGATCGGGTTGCTCATCGGCCAGGTCGCCACGGCCGACTCGGTGCAGCCGATGACGCAGCTGGTGATGCTGCCGATGGCCCTGCTCGGGGGCATCTTCATCCCCATCGACGCGATGCCGCACTGGCTGCTGCAGGTGTCGCACGTGCTGCCCAGCTTCTGGATGGCGCAGGTCGGGCGTGGTGCGGTGACCGCCGACCTGAGCGCCGGCCTGGGGCAGGACGTGCTGTGGCTCGCGGTGTGGACAGTCGCGGTCGGGTCCGTGGTGATCCGCCGTTACCGTAAGGACTCCGCACGGGTGTGA
- a CDS encoding ABC transporter ATP-binding protein, with product MAGTETMTRAAVRLTGLRKHYGDVRAVDGVDLAIAPGEVVALLGPNGAGKSTTVDMMLGLTRPDSGEVSIFGATPAEAVARGAIGAMLQGAALLDDATVGEMVGMVASLHRNPMPVTAALRRAGIEDLANRRGTKLSGGQKQRVRFAIALVSDPDLLVLDEPTAAMDVGSRREFWKSMHAFTNTGRTVLFATHYLEEAEEFADRVVLMRAGRIVADGSVAQVRALASGRTLRAAVPGATVAAVAELPGVTEYEVRGGRIAVSSSDSDATLRALLSRFPDAHDIEITAIGLEGAFLTLTADEEHDR from the coding sequence ATGGCGGGAACAGAGACGATGACCCGGGCCGCGGTGCGGCTGACCGGGTTGCGCAAACACTACGGCGACGTGCGCGCTGTCGACGGCGTCGACCTCGCGATCGCGCCCGGCGAGGTGGTCGCGCTGCTCGGCCCCAACGGTGCGGGCAAGTCCACCACGGTGGACATGATGCTCGGTCTGACCAGGCCCGATTCCGGTGAGGTATCGATCTTCGGTGCGACGCCGGCCGAGGCTGTGGCGCGGGGTGCGATCGGTGCGATGCTCCAGGGCGCGGCGCTGCTGGACGACGCGACCGTCGGGGAGATGGTCGGCATGGTCGCCTCGCTGCACCGCAACCCGATGCCGGTCACCGCGGCCCTGCGGCGCGCAGGCATCGAGGACCTGGCGAACCGGCGGGGCACCAAGCTCTCCGGCGGCCAGAAGCAGCGGGTGCGGTTCGCGATCGCCCTGGTGAGCGACCCGGACCTGCTCGTGCTCGACGAGCCCACGGCCGCGATGGACGTCGGCAGCCGCCGCGAGTTCTGGAAGTCGATGCACGCCTTCACCAACACCGGCCGCACCGTGCTGTTCGCGACGCACTACCTGGAGGAGGCCGAGGAGTTCGCCGACCGGGTCGTGCTGATGCGCGCCGGGCGGATCGTCGCGGACGGCTCCGTCGCCCAGGTCCGGGCGCTGGCCAGCGGCCGCACCCTGCGCGCCGCGGTCCCGGGCGCCACCGTCGCGGCCGTCGCCGAGCTGCCCGGCGTCACCGAGTACGAGGTGCGCGGCGGCCGGATCGCGGTGTCCAGTTCGGACTCCGACGCGACGCTGCGCGCGCTGCTGTCCCGGTTCCCGGACGCGCACGACATCGAAATCACCGCAATCGGGCTGGAAGGTGCCTTCCTGACCCTCACCGCCGACGAGGAGCACGACCGATGA
- a CDS encoding helix-turn-helix domain-containing protein, with translation MRAIEERLAARLAQLRADRGWSLDDLADRSGVSRSTLSRVERGEISPTASLLGKLCTAYERPMSRLLTEVEAEGPQLVRAPEQTVWTDDDSGFTRRSVSPPHPAFRAEVVEGTLRPGADIRYDAPSVPGLEQHVWVLAGSVEVTADGATHPLGQGDCLRFRLWGPTRFRCPGPAAARYLLVLVMP, from the coding sequence ATGAGAGCCATCGAGGAGCGCCTGGCGGCCCGCCTCGCGCAGCTGCGGGCGGACCGGGGCTGGTCGCTGGACGACCTCGCGGACCGGTCCGGCGTGAGCCGGTCGACGCTGTCGCGAGTGGAACGCGGCGAGATCAGCCCCACCGCGTCACTGCTGGGCAAGCTGTGCACCGCCTACGAACGGCCGATGTCCCGGCTGCTGACCGAGGTCGAAGCGGAGGGGCCGCAGCTGGTCCGCGCGCCGGAGCAGACCGTGTGGACGGACGACGACAGCGGGTTCACCCGGCGGTCGGTGTCGCCACCGCACCCGGCATTCCGGGCGGAGGTCGTCGAGGGCACGCTCCGGCCGGGCGCCGACATCCGCTACGACGCACCGTCGGTGCCCGGGCTCGAGCAGCACGTGTGGGTGCTGGCGGGCAGCGTCGAGGTGACGGCCGACGGCGCGACCCACCCGCTCGGGCAGGGCGACTGCCTGCGGTTCCGGCTGTGGGGACCGACGCGGTTCCGCTGCCCGGGGCCGGCGGCGGCGCGGTACCTGCTGGTCCTGGTGATGCCGTGA
- a CDS encoding GNAT family N-acetyltransferase produces MITRLSAAGFTAAVPALGEVLADCTNGGASVGFLAPLGTAESTAWWAELAGDVAEGRVLVWAAWDGPRLVGTVQLRPARLPNAPHRAELAKLLVHRDARGRGLGRALLAEAERAARAAGITLLVLDTETGSPAERLYRSAGWTEAGTVPGYAADPGGTLKPTTFFYKNAVVTAG; encoded by the coding sequence GTGATCACGCGACTGTCCGCGGCCGGGTTCACGGCCGCGGTGCCCGCCCTGGGCGAGGTGCTCGCCGACTGCACGAATGGCGGCGCGTCCGTGGGCTTCCTGGCGCCGCTCGGCACGGCCGAGTCCACCGCCTGGTGGGCGGAGCTGGCCGGCGACGTCGCCGAGGGCCGGGTGCTGGTGTGGGCGGCCTGGGACGGCCCCCGGCTGGTCGGAACGGTCCAGCTCCGGCCCGCGCGGCTGCCCAACGCACCGCACCGGGCCGAACTGGCGAAACTCCTGGTCCACCGGGACGCGCGGGGCCGCGGGCTGGGTCGTGCGCTGCTCGCGGAGGCCGAACGTGCGGCTCGCGCGGCGGGCATCACGCTGCTGGTGCTCGACACCGAAACCGGCAGCCCGGCCGAACGCCTGTACCGGTCGGCGGGCTGGACCGAGGCCGGAACCGTGCCGGGTTACGCCGCCGATCCGGGCGGCACGCTGAAGCCGACGACGTTCTTCTACAAGAACGCCGTGGTCACAGCGGGGTGA